The sequence GCCATAGTGATTATGAGACAAGAAGTATTGCTAAAAGTATAAATTTTGGTCTTATTTATGGTATGGGTTATAAGACTTTGAGCCAAAATTTAAAAATAGAAGCAAAGTTGGCTAAAGAATATATTGAAAAATATTTTGAGAATTTTACTAGTATTAAAACTTATTTTGAAAAGGTAAAAAATGAAGCTAAGCAAAATGGCTTTATAAGTACTTTGCTAGGTCGTAAGCGTTATTTTGATTTTGAAAATGCAAAGCCTATGCAAATTGCAATGCATGAAAGAGAGAGTATTAACTCTATACTTCAAGGTTCAGCTGCCGATATAATAAAATTGGCAATGATAGAAATAAGTAGAAATTTGGATGAAAATAAACGCTTAATTTTACAAATTCATGATGAGCTTATTTTTGAAGTAAAAGATGAACTTTGTGAGGATTTTGCAAAAAAAGCTAGTGATATTATGGAAAATATTGTAAAATTAAAAGTTAAATTAAAAACTTCATCAAGTATTGCCAAAAATTGGGGTATATTAAAATAAGGAGAATGTTTAATGGATCTTTCAACCATACTTGGGATGGTATTAGCTGTTGTTAGTATTTCTGTAGGGGATATTTTAGAGGGTGGTAACCCTTTGCATGTTTTACACTTAGCGTCTTTTATTATCGTGGTGCCTACAGCAGCTTTTTGCGCAATGACTTCTACACATAAAAAAATTGTTAAAGGTGCATATAAGGAATTAAAGGTAGTTTTTAAAGGTTCGGGGGTAAATTTAAGTCAAAGAATAGCTGAGCTTGTAGAATACTCTGTTATAGCAAGAAGAGATGGACTTTTGGCTTTAGAGTCAAAAACTAATGAAATTGACAATGAGTTCTTAAAAGAAGCTATGATGATGATGGTAGATGGTAAGAGCGTAGAAGAAATTAAAGAAAGTATGGAAATTCAAGTAGAAGAAATGGAAGAATATTATAAAGAATGTGCAGAATATTGGATACGCTTTGGTGAAACTTGTCCTACTATGGGGCTTGTTGGCGCTGTTTTTGGATTGATTTTGGCACTTAAACTACTTGATGATCCACAGGCTATGGCAGCGGGTATTTCAGGAGCTTTTACAGCAACTGTTACGGGAATTTTTGGTGCTTATGCTTTATTTGGGCCTTGGGGTAATAAAATGAAAGCTAATTCACATGATTTAATTAAGGAAAGAATAGTTATTTCTCACGCTATTGTAAGCATTGCAGAAGGAGCTAATCCAAGAGATTTGGAGGCAAAGTTATTTAACTATTTAAGTCATGATGAGCCTAGAATTTCTCAATTTGATAAATAAGAGTTAAAAATGGGAAAAAAACATAAATGTCCAGAATGTCCAGCAGGTGAAAAATGGGCAGTGCCTTATGCAGACTTTTTAAGTTTGCTTTTGGCGCTTTTTATTGCTCTTTGGGCGATTTCTGAAAGTAATCCTGCAAAAACTGAAGCCTTGAAAACTGAATTTGTTAAAATTTTTGAATTCACTGCTTCTAGTCCTTTAGAAAAAGAAAGTGAAGTGCATAATAAATATAGCGCACCTTCAAATGCAAATGTAGAAGAGCTTGAAAAACTTAAGAAATTAAGTATTACTCAACAAGAAAATATAGAAAAATTAAAAGCAGCATTAGATCAAAGAGAAAATAATATAGTTTTAAATTTACCAGCTAGAGTTGAATTTGCTAGGGGTAGTATTCAGATTGATTCTGCTGATGTACAAGATTTTTTAAAGCGTATTAGTGAAGTGCTCAAGAAAATGCCAAAACAAGCTCAAATAGAACTTAGAGGTTATACTGATGCAAGCGATCGGGATCCTAAGAGAAATTTTGATTTAGCTAGTAAAAGATCTCAAGTTGTAGCTGATTATTTAATAGCTAAAGGAATCGATCCAACTCAACTTATAGTTGTAAGTTTTGGTGATAATTATCCTTTAAGTACAAATAAAGAAGATGAAATAAATAATAGGGTAGAGTTTTATATTCGTGTAGATTCTTCAGACAATCAAGTTAGAAAGTCAGTATTAGATCAAATAGAAACTTTTAAATAACAAATAAGCTTTATAAACTTATTTGTTATTTTCTCCGCCAAAACGAAGCAATGCTGAACCCCAAGTAAATCCACCGCCAAAAGCATCAAGCAATATTAGCGAACCTTGTTTTAAACGACCTTGTTCATAAGCATCATTCATTGCCATAGGTATTGAGGCTGCTGAAGTATTACCGTATTTTTGCACTGTAACCACGCATTGTTCATCTGCAAAATTTAATTTTTCTTGCACGGCTTTAATAATTCTTAAATTAGCCTGATGAGGTATAAAAAGATCAATTTCTTCACTTTTTATATTATTTTTTGCAAGAATATCAATAACATCATTACTTAGAGTATTTACTGCAATTTTAAATACTTCGTTTCCTTTCATTTGCATAGAAAGAGGAGAGCAAATGCTACTTTTTTGAGATCTTTGAGTTATTAATAAATCTCCAAATTCCCCATCACTTGCTGTATGAGTATCTATAATCGGATAATTATCATCTAAAGATACAATTCCAGCACCAGCTCCATCGCCAAATAAAACACAAATACTTCTATCTGTATAGTCTATAATAGAGCTAATTTTTTCAGCTCCAATAATTAAAACATTTTTCTTTGTTTTGCTTTCAACCATAGATTTAGCAAGTTCTAAAAGATAAATAAACCCTGAACATGCTGCAGAAATGTCAAAAGCAGTGATGTTTTTTAATCCAAGATTATGAGCAATTTTACATGCAGTTGATGGCATAGTAAAGCAATCAGGACTTAAAGTAGCAACAATAATAGCATCTATGTCTTGAGGTTTTAAATTCGCTCTTTGTATAGCTTTGATAGCTGCTTTAGTACCAAGATCACTTGTGTTTTCATCATCATTTGCTATGCGTCTTTGTTCTATTCCTGTTCTTCTTAATATCCACTCATCACTAGTTTGCACCATAGATTCTAATTCTTTATTGCTAAGTATTTTTTCGGGGATGTAAGAAGCTATACTTTTTAATGAAGCTTTAGTTGATTTCATAATTGGCAAGTTCTTTTTCTATAGTTTGATTTATATTTGATTGTGTAAAATTTAATGCTTGAAAAATAGCATTTTTAATAGCTTTTGGACCGCTTTTACCATGACTTATAATGACACATTCTTTCACACCTAGAAGGGGAGCCCCGCCATATTCTTCATAATCAATGTGGGTTTTTAATTCATTAAAAGCAGGTTTTGCTAAAAGATAGCCAAGTTTTGCTAAAAAAGATTTTTGAATTTCTTGTTTTAAAAGTTTTGTAATAACACTTGCTACACCTTCGCCGGTTTTAAGTAAGATATTTCCATTAAAACCATCGCATACTAATACATCTATCGTGCCATTAAATATATCTCTTCCTTCAGCATTTCCGACAAAATTTGAAAGTTGCTTTAAAAGTTGATGGGTTTCTTTAGTAAGCTCATTTCCTTTGCATTCTTCTTCACCATTTGAAAGCAAAGCAACTCTAGGCTTAGCAATTTTTAAAATTTCTTTAGCATAGGCTTCACCCATAATGGCAAATTGAAACAAATGCTCACTTTTGCAATCAACATTTGCACCAACATCTAACACTAATGTTCTTGAATGGATATTTGGCATTAAAGTGGCTATTGCAGGTCTAGCGATATTGGCTAATCTTCCAAGTCTTAAAGTAGCCAAACTCATAGTAGCTCCACTATGTCCAGCTGACACAACAGCTTTTGCTTTTTGATTTCTTACTAAATCTATGGCTTTGTAGATTGTACTATCTTTTCGTTTTAATGCATCTGTAGAATTTTCTTCCATAGCAAATACATCAAAAGCCTCTTCATATTCTATATATGAGTTTAATTCTTGAGGGATTAAGGTTTTAAGCTTTTGAGGATCTCCTACTAAGATGGCTTTAAATTTTCGCTCTTTTAGAGCTTGAATTACACCTTCTATAATAGGTTTTTCCCCAAAATCACCACCCATTGCATCAATAGCAATGCTCGTCATTGTTCTTAATATTCCTTAGTTACAGGATTTACACGATGAGGCATTTTGTAGCTACCATCTTTATCCTTAATAGGCATAGGTAAGGTAACTTTGTAATGAGTTCTGCGTTTTGCTGCGCGAGTTTTGCTCACTCTTCTCTTAGGTACTGCCATTTTTTACTCCTTTATTAATTTAAACATTTATTACAATAAAAATAATCACTTAAGTAAGATTGTAATTCACTTGTAGCAAGCTCTATTAAGTCAATATGAGAGTCAAAAAACTCCATAGTATCACTTAAAGTATTATTTTCATCTTTAAAAATTCCATCGCTTGCAAAAAGCTCTATATTTTGATCGATTTCAAGTTCCATTTCATTACCACATCGATCGCAATTTCTATAAGTAAATCCTTTAAAATTAGCTGTTATTTTAGCTAATTTTGGATTAACTTTTGTAATAGTTCCTTCAAAAACTATATTATCAAGATCTAGTTTAAAAGGATAAGCTACAGAGCTAAGTTTTGCAAAGGCAATTTTCATTATAGAATTTCAGTTTTTGAAAAGAAAAATTCTATTTCAATTTTTGCATTTTCCAAGCTATCGCTTCCATGAACCGCGTTTGCATCAATACTATCTGCAAAATCTGCTCTGATAGTACCAGGAGCCGCTTCTTTTGGATTTGTAGCACCCATTAATTCTCTGTTTTTTAACATAGCATTTTCGCCTTCTAAAACAGAAACCACAACCGGACCACTGATCATAAATTCAACTAAGTCTTTAAAAAATGGTCTATCTTTGTGTACAGCATAAAATTCTTGTGCTTCTTTTTCTGAAAGCTGTATTTTTTTTGTAGCCGCTATTCTTAGACCGTTGCTTTCAAAGCGTGTTAAAATTTGACCAATAACGCCTTTTTTTACTGCATCAGGTTTAATAATAGAAAGTGTTTTTTCCAAAATCGTCCCCTTAATTTAGATAAGTTTTATGTTTATAAAAGAGCTAATTATATCAAAAAATGCTTTAAATTTATATAAAAATTGTAATTTTGAGTTATAAAATGAAGAAGCTACAAGCATCTTAAATACTAGAAAGATGCTTGTATTGGGTACTAATTAAGCAAATACCGGAGTTGAGCCATCTCTTAAATCGCTTCCGATATTATCACGACTTGGTTGACCACTAACTACATCGCTCCATACAATACAGCCATCAGTTGGACATGCACTTGCACATGCTGGCTGATCATTATGTCCTACACATTCAACACATTTATCAGCATAAACATAATATCTATCTTCGCCCTCAGGGTTATTTGCATCATCTACGATTGCACTTACTGGGCATTCATCTATACAAGAACCACATGCTATACAAATATCAGTAATTTTAACTGCCATTTTTTACTCCTTAAATATTAAAAGTTTAATATAAGATTATCAAAATTGTCTTAATTTTATTCTTAAAATCTTTTAATTTTGATAATAAAATTAATTTACATACAAATTTACACAATTAATAAATTTTTAAATTTACAAATGATATTATTTTGTTACAAATAAAATTTATTAATTAGGAGATAAACGATGATAGTAACTAAAAAAGCTATTGATTTTACAGCACCTGCTGTATTAGGTAATAATGAAATAGTTGGAGATTTTAATCTTTATAAAAATATAGGACCAAAAGGTG comes from Campylobacter lari and encodes:
- the motA gene encoding flagellar motor stator protein MotA; amino-acid sequence: MDLSTILGMVLAVVSISVGDILEGGNPLHVLHLASFIIVVPTAAFCAMTSTHKKIVKGAYKELKVVFKGSGVNLSQRIAELVEYSVIARRDGLLALESKTNEIDNEFLKEAMMMMVDGKSVEEIKESMEIQVEEMEEYYKECAEYWIRFGETCPTMGLVGAVFGLILALKLLDDPQAMAAGISGAFTATVTGIFGAYALFGPWGNKMKANSHDLIKERIVISHAIVSIAEGANPRDLEAKLFNYLSHDEPRISQFDK
- the motB gene encoding flagellar motor protein MotB, translated to MGKKHKCPECPAGEKWAVPYADFLSLLLALFIALWAISESNPAKTEALKTEFVKIFEFTASSPLEKESEVHNKYSAPSNANVEELEKLKKLSITQQENIEKLKAALDQRENNIVLNLPARVEFARGSIQIDSADVQDFLKRISEVLKKMPKQAQIELRGYTDASDRDPKRNFDLASKRSQVVADYLIAKGIDPTQLIVVSFGDNYPLSTNKEDEINNRVEFYIRVDSSDNQVRKSVLDQIETFK
- a CDS encoding beta-ketoacyl-ACP synthase III, translating into MKSTKASLKSIASYIPEKILSNKELESMVQTSDEWILRRTGIEQRRIANDDENTSDLGTKAAIKAIQRANLKPQDIDAIIVATLSPDCFTMPSTACKIAHNLGLKNITAFDISAACSGFIYLLELAKSMVESKTKKNVLIIGAEKISSIIDYTDRSICVLFGDGAGAGIVSLDDNYPIIDTHTASDGEFGDLLITQRSQKSSICSPLSMQMKGNEVFKIAVNTLSNDVIDILAKNNIKSEEIDLFIPHQANLRIIKAVQEKLNFADEQCVVTVQKYGNTSAASIPMAMNDAYEQGRLKQGSLILLDAFGGGFTWGSALLRFGGENNK
- the plsX gene encoding phosphate acyltransferase PlsX, giving the protein MTSIAIDAMGGDFGEKPIIEGVIQALKERKFKAILVGDPQKLKTLIPQELNSYIEYEEAFDVFAMEENSTDALKRKDSTIYKAIDLVRNQKAKAVVSAGHSGATMSLATLRLGRLANIARPAIATLMPNIHSRTLVLDVGANVDCKSEHLFQFAIMGEAYAKEILKIAKPRVALLSNGEEECKGNELTKETHQLLKQLSNFVGNAEGRDIFNGTIDVLVCDGFNGNILLKTGEGVASVITKLLKQEIQKSFLAKLGYLLAKPAFNELKTHIDYEEYGGAPLLGVKECVIISHGKSGPKAIKNAIFQALNFTQSNINQTIEKELANYEIN
- the rpmF gene encoding 50S ribosomal protein L32, which gives rise to MAVPKRRVSKTRAAKRRTHYKVTLPMPIKDKDGSYKMPHRVNPVTKEY
- the ndk gene encoding nucleoside-diphosphate kinase — translated: MEKTLSIIKPDAVKKGVIGQILTRFESNGLRIAATKKIQLSEKEAQEFYAVHKDRPFFKDLVEFMISGPVVVSVLEGENAMLKNRELMGATNPKEAAPGTIRADFADSIDANAVHGSDSLENAKIEIEFFFSKTEIL
- a CDS encoding ferredoxin, 4Fe-4S, yielding MAVKITDICIACGSCIDECPVSAIVDDANNPEGEDRYYVYADKCVECVGHNDQPACASACPTDGCIVWSDVVSGQPSRDNIGSDLRDGSTPVFA